In one Microbulbifer pacificus genomic region, the following are encoded:
- a CDS encoding DUF1254 domain-containing protein: MEAVNWGMPAVNFERMRQAFEQIGGEPNQVAYWSRPFGWKNQTLTPNPDTIYFMPFYDTREGPVVLEIPPADGGVIVGSVDDAWQTAIADVGPAGLDKGRGGKYLILPPGYEDKVPAGYLPLPSSTYAGFAILRSDIGSGSEADIAKAVQYAKRIKLYPLAQAANPPPTKFVDALDQMFDATIPYDLRFYQSLNDFVQREPWLERDRAMIDMLKTIGIEKGKPFQSDEKTQADLEDAAREAHAWMDSIYEEFFPPFDKDARWALPASPEVVEGMSTNFAKPDSYPIDGRGRTYSYAYFSTKQLGAGQYYLMTIKDNAGNDLDGGSTYRLRVPADAPVRQYWSATVYDRTSHALIRDTPRSSRGSNSQGLHKNTDGSVDIWFGPRAPEGRESNWVPTKAGGQFEVMFRLYGPEQSFFEKRWVLPDLEKIP, encoded by the coding sequence GTGGAAGCGGTGAACTGGGGTATGCCGGCGGTGAACTTCGAACGCATGCGTCAGGCTTTCGAACAGATTGGTGGTGAGCCCAACCAAGTGGCCTACTGGTCGCGTCCCTTTGGCTGGAAGAACCAGACGCTGACGCCCAATCCCGATACCATTTACTTCATGCCCTTCTACGACACGCGTGAGGGACCGGTGGTGCTGGAAATACCGCCCGCCGACGGCGGCGTGATCGTAGGCTCGGTGGACGACGCCTGGCAGACGGCGATTGCTGACGTGGGGCCTGCGGGGCTGGACAAGGGCAGGGGTGGCAAGTACCTGATACTGCCGCCTGGTTACGAGGACAAGGTGCCTGCAGGCTATCTGCCTCTACCGTCTTCCACCTATGCGGGTTTCGCGATACTGCGTTCAGACATCGGCAGTGGCAGTGAGGCGGATATCGCCAAAGCGGTGCAATACGCCAAGCGCATTAAGCTCTATCCGTTGGCGCAGGCCGCGAATCCGCCGCCGACAAAATTCGTCGATGCGCTAGACCAGATGTTCGACGCCACCATTCCCTATGATCTGCGCTTCTACCAGTCGCTGAACGATTTCGTGCAGCGCGAGCCTTGGCTCGAGCGGGACAGGGCGATGATCGATATGTTGAAGACCATCGGTATCGAGAAGGGCAAGCCGTTCCAGTCCGACGAAAAGACACAAGCGGATCTCGAAGACGCCGCGCGTGAGGCGCACGCGTGGATGGACAGCATCTACGAAGAATTTTTCCCGCCGTTCGACAAGGATGCGCGCTGGGCACTGCCCGCTTCACCGGAAGTGGTGGAGGGCATGTCCACGAATTTTGCGAAGCCGGACAGCTATCCCATAGACGGGCGCGGCCGCACCTACAGCTACGCCTATTTCAGCACCAAGCAGCTGGGCGCCGGCCAATACTACCTGATGACGATCAAGGACAATGCCGGTAACGATCTTGATGGCGGCTCGACTTATCGTCTGCGCGTGCCCGCCGATGCGCCGGTGAGGCAGTACTGGTCCGCTACTGTCTACGACCGCACCAGCCACGCGCTGATCCGTGACACACCGCGATCCAGCCGGGGTTCAAATTCACAGGGGCTACACAAGAATACGGACGGTTCGGTGGATATCTGGTTCGGGCCGCGAGCGCCCGAGGGCAGAGAATCCAACTGGGTGCCCACCAAGGCCGGCGGCCAGTTCGAAGTGATGTTCCGCCTTTACGGCCCGGAGCAGAGCTTCTTTGAAAAACGCTGGGTGCTGCCAGACCTGGAGAAAATACCCTGA
- a CDS encoding transporter gives MTRSLTFVVSVFWFFLLIPLGALATEGALGRAITGAQVVSFAGMVPPEPGLNMQLAYLGYRGEISGDIDVPIAGLTALDLEATFDLMSLSGMYVWDTGAGKWNFASLVTVPVVHVTAHANLQLEPIGLENDDRKGGLFDAFFAPVIAGRHFDETRHLSLALYIYAP, from the coding sequence ATGACGCGTTCCCTCACCTTTGTTGTTTCCGTATTTTGGTTTTTCCTGCTGATTCCACTCGGAGCCCTCGCGACCGAGGGCGCGCTCGGGCGTGCAATTACCGGTGCGCAGGTGGTGTCGTTCGCCGGCATGGTACCGCCGGAGCCGGGGCTCAATATGCAGCTTGCTTACCTTGGCTACCGTGGAGAAATTAGCGGCGATATTGATGTCCCAATCGCGGGTCTTACCGCTCTCGATCTCGAGGCCACTTTTGACCTGATGTCGTTGTCCGGTATGTATGTGTGGGATACCGGGGCGGGAAAATGGAATTTCGCGTCTCTTGTTACTGTGCCCGTGGTGCACGTTACCGCGCATGCGAACCTTCAACTGGAGCCCATCGGTCTGGAGAACGATGATCGCAAGGGCGGTCTATTTGATGCCTTTTTTGCGCCAGTAATCGCCGGTCGGCATTTTGACGAAACGAGACACTTGTCACTCGCACTCTATATTTATGCGCCGTAA
- a CDS encoding acyl-CoA dehydrogenase family protein: MNFALTDEQQMIQEAARQFADSELKPIAAELDKTGNRALFLQKLKELAELGFMGINIDPEYGGTGAGTIAFSLAITEIARGCASTATTTSVTNMVAEVIQAMGTDEQKNYFLPKICSGEYAAGSFCLTEPSSGSDAAAMRTRAVKDGDDYVLNGSKLFISSAEFAGVFVVWAVTDASAPKGKGISCFLVEAGTPGLVIGKAEEKMGQKASVTNEVAFEDCRIPARNMLGDENRGFRIAAGELAGGRIGIGSLALGIGLEALDCARAYLQEREQFGKPLAQFQGLQWQLADKYTEMEAARLLLLQAAWQKDAGQHFGPAASMAKLYASEKANEACYVALQMHGGVGYTKEFPLERMARDVRITTIYEGTSEIQRLIIARHLLDGVR, translated from the coding sequence ATGAATTTTGCACTGACCGATGAACAGCAGATGATCCAGGAGGCCGCGCGCCAGTTTGCCGACAGCGAACTGAAGCCGATCGCCGCCGAGCTGGACAAGACCGGCAACCGCGCGTTGTTTCTGCAAAAGCTCAAAGAGCTGGCGGAACTCGGGTTTATGGGAATCAACATCGACCCCGAATACGGCGGTACCGGTGCCGGTACCATTGCCTTCAGTCTTGCGATCACCGAAATTGCCCGCGGCTGTGCGTCCACCGCCACCACAACATCGGTTACCAATATGGTGGCGGAAGTGATCCAGGCGATGGGGACCGACGAGCAGAAAAATTATTTCCTGCCGAAAATTTGTAGCGGTGAATATGCCGCGGGTTCTTTCTGCCTTACCGAACCCAGCTCCGGTTCCGACGCCGCCGCCATGCGCACCCGTGCGGTCAAGGATGGCGACGACTACGTGCTGAACGGCAGCAAGCTGTTTATCAGCAGCGCTGAATTTGCCGGTGTGTTTGTGGTGTGGGCGGTTACCGATGCGTCGGCGCCGAAAGGTAAAGGCATTTCCTGTTTCCTGGTGGAGGCCGGTACGCCGGGGCTGGTGATCGGCAAAGCTGAAGAAAAAATGGGGCAGAAGGCCTCGGTCACCAACGAAGTGGCGTTCGAGGATTGCCGTATTCCCGCGCGCAATATGCTGGGGGACGAAAACCGCGGTTTCCGCATCGCCGCCGGCGAGCTGGCGGGCGGTCGTATCGGTATCGGTTCCCTGGCACTGGGTATCGGTCTCGAAGCACTGGATTGTGCCCGCGCTTATCTGCAGGAGCGCGAACAGTTTGGCAAGCCGCTGGCCCAGTTCCAGGGGTTGCAATGGCAGCTCGCGGATAAGTACACCGAAATGGAAGCGGCGCGTCTGCTGCTGCTACAGGCCGCTTGGCAAAAAGACGCAGGCCAACACTTCGGTCCCGCAGCCTCCATGGCAAAACTCTACGCCTCCGAGAAAGCCAACGAGGCCTGTTATGTCGCGCTACAGATGCATGGTGGTGTGGGTTATACCAAAGAGTTTCCACTGGAGCGCATGGCGCGGGATGTGCGCATCACCACTATTTACGAAGGTACTAGCGAAATACAGCGTCTGATTATCGCGCGTCACCTGTTGGACGGCGTGAGATAA
- a CDS encoding DMT family transporter, which yields MTEQSASVIQGNRRATVLALAAVLCWSTVASAFKLSLQYLSPLQLVTIASVVSSLFMFGVICWQRRLPELRTSWRANYIWYLALGFCNPFLYYLVLFNAYALLPAQQAQPLNYTWGVVLALLSVPLLKQKLRRQDLLAGLVCYTGVLVIATKGELFSLQFDQPLGVALALFSTVIWSCYWLLNTRIGGNAAVNLLLTFCCGLPWLFAAVLWQGVGQGGWQWPPIEGWMGALYVGMFEMGIAFLLWQGALLSCDNTARISNLIYLSPPLSLLLIALLVGENIHVATVAGLGLILLGVAIQQGALKRFLFR from the coding sequence ATGACCGAGCAATCAGCCTCAGTAATACAGGGTAATCGCCGGGCGACGGTGCTGGCGCTGGCCGCCGTGCTCTGCTGGTCCACCGTGGCCAGCGCCTTCAAGTTGTCACTGCAATACCTCTCCCCGCTGCAGCTGGTGACTATTGCCTCCGTGGTTTCCTCCCTGTTTATGTTTGGCGTGATCTGCTGGCAGCGCCGTTTGCCGGAATTGCGTACCAGCTGGCGGGCAAACTACATATGGTACCTGGCCCTTGGTTTCTGCAATCCGTTCCTCTACTACCTGGTGCTGTTCAATGCCTACGCGCTTCTGCCCGCGCAGCAGGCGCAGCCGCTGAATTACACCTGGGGTGTGGTGTTGGCACTGTTGTCCGTTCCGTTACTGAAACAGAAGTTGCGTCGACAAGATCTATTGGCGGGGCTCGTGTGCTATACCGGCGTGCTGGTGATTGCGACGAAAGGTGAACTTTTTTCTTTGCAGTTTGACCAGCCGCTGGGTGTTGCACTGGCGCTGTTCAGTACCGTGATCTGGTCCTGCTACTGGCTGTTGAATACCCGTATCGGTGGCAATGCCGCGGTAAACCTGTTACTTACTTTCTGCTGCGGTCTGCCGTGGCTGTTTGCGGCGGTGCTATGGCAGGGTGTCGGGCAGGGCGGTTGGCAGTGGCCACCGATCGAGGGCTGGATGGGCGCACTGTACGTGGGTATGTTTGAAATGGGTATCGCCTTTTTGCTGTGGCAGGGCGCACTGCTCAGTTGTGACAACACCGCGCGCATCAGCAATCTTATTTATTTATCACCACCGCTGTCGCTACTGCTGATTGCACTGCTGGTGGGGGAAAACATTCATGTGGCCACGGTGGCCGGGCTTGGGCTTATTCTGCTGGGCGTGGCGATCCAGCAGGGTGCGCTGAAGCGCTTTCTTTTTCGATAA
- a CDS encoding Lrp/AsnC ligand binding domain-containing protein, whose translation MSRKLEDLDRIDRQILRILQRAGRLPNVELARRVNLSPTPCLERVKRLEREGFIKDYVALLDPLKVHAGLVVYIQVSLTDTATESLEAFNKHVSGLEEVQECHMVAGGFDYLVKIRIKDMLGYRQFLGEKLASVPGVRETHTYVVMEEVKTDTSVAVPDPEPKSGKR comes from the coding sequence ATGTCTCGTAAATTGGAAGATCTGGACCGTATCGACCGTCAGATCCTGCGGATTCTGCAGCGCGCAGGCCGCCTTCCCAATGTGGAGCTGGCCCGTCGCGTCAATCTCAGTCCCACACCCTGCCTTGAGCGGGTGAAGCGGCTCGAGCGCGAGGGCTTCATCAAAGACTATGTGGCACTGCTCGATCCGCTGAAAGTACACGCGGGCCTGGTGGTGTACATACAGGTCTCTCTTACCGATACCGCGACCGAATCGCTGGAAGCGTTCAACAAGCATGTGTCCGGCCTCGAAGAGGTGCAGGAATGCCACATGGTGGCCGGTGGTTTCGACTACCTGGTAAAAATCCGCATCAAGGATATGCTCGGTTACCGTCAATTCCTTGGTGAAAAGCTGGCTTCCGTACCCGGCGTGCGCGAAACCCATACCTATGTGGTGATGGAAGAAGTGAAAACCGACACCTCGGTGGCGGTTCCCGACCCGGAGCCCAAAAGCGGCAAGCGCTGA
- the putA gene encoding bifunctional proline dehydrogenase/L-glutamate gamma-semialdehyde dehydrogenase PutA, with the protein MPTNFAGPLTVELKNARQKARQYLHADENQCVSELLAAPRPGEALREKILATASQLVVKSREQRSKRGTLDAFLQQFGLSNKEGVALMCLAESLLRVPDADTADKLIAEKVHSGDWSSHRGQSDSLFVNASTWGLMLTGSIVELDPDITEKPSSLMKRLVSRMGEPMVRTSMMQAMKIMGGQYVLGRTIKEALKRGPAENKPGTRFSFDMLGEGARTMADAQRYFDSYMMAIEAIGADNLKKSEDQRNVVEANGISIKLSALHPRYSELQRERVMSELLPKVIELCAAAAKYQMGLNIDAEEAERLDISLDIFEALARAPELRDWQGLGFVLQAYQKRAPHVADWLIALGRDTGRKLMVRLVKGAYWDSEIKHAQQMGLSDYPVYTRKCHTDLSYQVCARKLLDANDAIYPQFATHNAYTVGLILEMAGNRTDYEFQRLHGMGHLLYDQIEAVHGKRAPVRVYAPVGAHRDLLPYLVRRLLENGANSSFVNRFMDEKTPVNVLVQDTLKLSEACNPYRHPEIPVPADIYIGHEALPRKNSHGFELTDPIAFAPLKQMVEASAGKTWTGGPIVDGIAGKADLAVVNPATGEVVGHTANTDAALIDKAFTSAAEHQRAWNRLGGEARAKILDQVADLYEQHMNELVAMICREAGRTLNDGISEVREAVDFCRYYANGARQHFSKPTLLPGPTGESNELSLCGRGVFVCISPWNFPLAIFTGQVVAALAAGNAVLAKPAEQTPLIAARAVQLMHEAGVPQKVLHLITGTGAAIGKPLLDHPRVAGVAFTGSTETAKHINMQLAAKDGPIVPLIAETGGQNVMIVDSTALPEQVVDDVINSAFLSAGQRCSALRILCVQDVIADNLLNMLKGACEELVLGDPSQLETDIGPVIDEKALGLLEKHRERMSAEAKTLFAFDESKRPQRGTFFGPQVVEITDINLLKREVFGPFLHVVRFKAEELEDVIRRINATGYGLTFGLHSRIEGRAGAIFKRIDAGNCYINRDMVGAVVGVNPFGGMGLSGTGPKAGGPHYLFRFANEKTKTVNTVATGGNTQLFTLGQ; encoded by the coding sequence ATGCCAACTAACTTCGCCGGCCCATTGACCGTAGAGTTGAAGAACGCGCGCCAGAAGGCCCGCCAATACCTGCATGCCGACGAAAACCAGTGCGTCAGCGAACTGCTGGCCGCCCCGCGCCCGGGCGAGGCCCTGCGCGAGAAGATCCTCGCCACCGCCAGCCAGCTGGTGGTTAAGTCCCGCGAGCAGCGCAGCAAGCGCGGCACCCTGGACGCCTTCCTGCAGCAGTTCGGCCTCTCCAATAAGGAGGGCGTGGCCCTGATGTGCCTGGCGGAGTCCCTGCTGCGGGTACCGGATGCCGACACCGCTGACAAGCTGATCGCGGAAAAGGTGCACTCCGGCGATTGGTCGAGTCACCGCGGCCAGTCAGACTCCCTGTTCGTGAATGCGTCCACCTGGGGCCTGATGCTGACCGGCAGTATCGTCGAGCTGGACCCGGACATTACCGAAAAGCCGTCCAGCCTGATGAAGCGACTGGTGAGCCGTATGGGTGAGCCCATGGTGCGCACCTCCATGATGCAGGCCATGAAGATCATGGGCGGGCAGTATGTCCTCGGCCGCACCATCAAGGAAGCCCTGAAGCGCGGCCCTGCGGAAAATAAACCCGGCACCCGCTTCTCCTTCGACATGCTCGGCGAAGGCGCCCGCACCATGGCGGATGCCCAGCGCTACTTCGACTCCTACATGATGGCCATCGAAGCCATCGGCGCCGACAACCTCAAGAAGAGCGAAGACCAGCGCAACGTGGTGGAGGCGAACGGCATTTCCATCAAGCTCTCCGCCCTGCACCCGCGCTACAGCGAGCTGCAGCGCGAGCGCGTGATGAGCGAGCTGCTGCCGAAAGTGATCGAGCTGTGCGCCGCCGCCGCCAAATACCAGATGGGCCTCAACATCGACGCCGAAGAAGCGGAGCGTCTCGATATCTCCCTGGATATCTTCGAGGCCCTGGCGCGCGCGCCGGAACTGCGCGACTGGCAAGGCCTCGGCTTCGTACTGCAGGCGTACCAGAAACGCGCCCCGCACGTGGCGGACTGGCTTATCGCGCTCGGCCGCGACACCGGGCGCAAGCTGATGGTGCGCCTGGTGAAAGGCGCCTACTGGGACAGCGAGATCAAGCACGCCCAGCAGATGGGCCTCTCCGACTACCCGGTTTACACCCGCAAATGCCACACCGACCTCTCCTATCAGGTCTGTGCGCGCAAGCTGCTGGACGCGAACGACGCGATTTACCCGCAGTTCGCCACCCACAACGCCTACACCGTGGGCCTGATTCTGGAAATGGCCGGCAACCGCACCGACTATGAATTCCAGCGTCTGCACGGTATGGGTCACCTGCTCTACGATCAGATTGAAGCCGTTCATGGCAAACGCGCACCGGTGCGTGTGTACGCTCCCGTCGGCGCCCACCGCGATCTGCTGCCCTACCTGGTGCGCCGTCTGCTGGAGAACGGAGCCAACAGTTCCTTCGTCAACCGCTTTATGGACGAGAAGACACCGGTCAACGTACTAGTGCAGGACACCCTGAAACTGAGCGAGGCCTGCAACCCCTACCGCCACCCGGAAATCCCGGTGCCTGCGGATATCTACATCGGCCATGAGGCGCTGCCGCGGAAAAATTCCCACGGTTTCGAGCTCACCGATCCAATCGCCTTCGCCCCGCTCAAGCAGATGGTGGAAGCGTCCGCAGGCAAAACCTGGACTGGCGGTCCGATCGTGGATGGTATTGCCGGCAAGGCGGATCTGGCGGTAGTCAACCCGGCCACCGGCGAGGTGGTGGGCCACACGGCCAACACCGACGCCGCGCTGATCGACAAGGCGTTTACCTCCGCCGCCGAACATCAGCGCGCCTGGAACCGCCTAGGCGGTGAAGCCCGCGCAAAAATCCTTGATCAGGTAGCGGACCTGTACGAGCAGCATATGAATGAACTGGTGGCGATGATCTGCCGCGAGGCCGGCCGCACCCTGAACGACGGGATCAGCGAAGTGCGCGAGGCTGTGGACTTCTGCCGCTACTACGCCAATGGTGCACGCCAGCATTTCAGCAAGCCCACACTGCTCCCGGGACCGACTGGCGAGAGCAACGAGCTCAGCCTGTGCGGACGCGGCGTGTTCGTGTGCATCAGCCCCTGGAACTTCCCGCTGGCCATTTTCACCGGTCAGGTGGTTGCCGCGCTCGCCGCGGGCAACGCGGTACTCGCCAAGCCCGCGGAGCAGACCCCACTGATCGCGGCGCGCGCGGTCCAGCTGATGCACGAGGCAGGCGTTCCGCAGAAGGTACTGCATCTGATCACCGGCACCGGCGCTGCCATTGGCAAACCGCTGCTGGATCACCCGCGGGTTGCCGGCGTGGCCTTTACCGGCTCCACAGAAACCGCCAAGCACATCAATATGCAGCTGGCGGCAAAAGACGGCCCCATCGTACCGCTGATCGCCGAAACTGGCGGGCAGAACGTAATGATCGTGGACTCCACCGCCCTGCCCGAGCAGGTAGTGGACGACGTGATCAACTCTGCGTTCCTGAGCGCCGGCCAGCGCTGTTCCGCGCTGCGTATCCTGTGTGTACAGGACGTGATCGCGGACAACCTGCTGAACATGCTGAAAGGCGCCTGTGAAGAGCTGGTGCTGGGCGACCCGTCGCAACTGGAAACCGATATCGGCCCGGTGATCGACGAGAAGGCCCTCGGCCTGCTGGAAAAGCACCGTGAACGTATGAGCGCGGAAGCGAAAACGCTGTTTGCGTTCGACGAGAGCAAACGCCCGCAGCGCGGCACCTTCTTTGGCCCGCAGGTGGTGGAGATTACCGATATCAATCTGCTGAAGCGCGAGGTGTTCGGTCCCTTCCTGCACGTGGTGCGCTTCAAGGCGGAAGAACTGGAAGACGTAATCCGCCGCATCAACGCGACCGGATACGGCCTCACCTTTGGTTTGCACTCTCGCATCGAAGGTCGCGCCGGGGCCATCTTCAAGCGTATCGATGCGGGCAACTGCTATATCAACCGCGACATGGTAGGCGCCGTAGTGGGTGTAAACCCGTTCGGCGGCATGGGCCTTTCCGGCACTGGCCCCAAGGCAGGCGGTCCACACTATCTGTTCCGTTTCGCCAACGAGAAAACCAAGACGGTCAACACCGTGGCCACCGGTGGCAACACACAGCTGTTTACCCTGGGGCAGTAA
- a CDS encoding purple acid phosphatase family protein — MRLFFNLAFSLILLCLSSIAAAGDSGSVHRDLENRVSEIIDRMSQELSPAQRISLTAESAAEFLSADERAYLASSFVRFRVDRAAIIFVAFEASHGETPFWLVDLGFSRRAELDFVVDQEDPYHVWSKPVDAGQVNLGVPSLSGELKPYLVFAGAVDGEAPVAMTPLVEGVDVQIAKVGGLPFVDDNDYFNTLPEALVGLPFLRTYESWELVSRFVGYFRETRYPSSPRPDHLQLTWQGDPATSATVQWRTDASVSNGQLWVAPKDRLLARGGSAVQRKSASYTELHSRQVVNDPVVRLHRVVLEDLKPATDYLYAVSTDNGRSWTTPREFRTAARAPVEPFSFVYLGDPQNGLDRWGQLIRQADFEFPDARFYMIAGDLIDHGQEQDNWDQFFHEGSSVFDRSMVVPALGNHDSHGGHPTLYLKQFALPDNGSDKLDAGRTYHVTYQDLLVVVMDSNYHLVEPALQAEWLDRVLGQSDARWKVVIYHHPFYASREGRDNKPIRDAWGPIFDKHHVDIAFQGHDHAYMRTVPMRGNEPVAAGEQGTVYLVAVSGTKLYEQELPAFAAFGAVNTRTYQVIDVDPASGALKYRAIDDKGNVIDQFSLNKPVIGIQAGR; from the coding sequence ATGCGGTTATTTTTCAATCTGGCCTTTTCCTTGATCCTGCTCTGTTTGAGCAGTATCGCGGCGGCCGGTGATTCCGGCTCTGTTCATAGAGATCTCGAAAACAGGGTTTCCGAGATCATCGACAGGATGTCCCAGGAGCTGTCTCCCGCGCAGCGAATCTCGCTGACTGCGGAATCCGCGGCTGAGTTTCTCTCCGCGGATGAGCGGGCGTATCTTGCGAGCAGTTTTGTGCGTTTTCGGGTAGACCGCGCAGCGATCATTTTTGTCGCCTTCGAGGCCTCCCATGGCGAAACACCATTCTGGCTTGTGGACCTCGGATTTTCGCGGAGAGCTGAACTTGACTTCGTCGTGGACCAAGAAGATCCCTACCACGTCTGGTCGAAGCCCGTGGACGCGGGGCAGGTGAATCTGGGCGTACCCAGTCTGTCCGGTGAATTGAAGCCCTATCTGGTCTTCGCCGGTGCCGTAGATGGAGAAGCGCCGGTGGCGATGACGCCTCTGGTCGAGGGGGTAGACGTGCAGATCGCGAAGGTCGGGGGTCTGCCATTTGTCGATGACAATGACTATTTCAACACCTTGCCCGAGGCGCTGGTGGGGCTGCCGTTCTTGCGCACGTATGAAAGTTGGGAGCTGGTGTCGCGTTTCGTCGGCTATTTCCGTGAAACCCGTTATCCGTCTTCTCCACGACCCGATCATCTGCAGTTGACCTGGCAGGGTGATCCCGCGACGTCCGCCACCGTACAGTGGCGTACCGATGCCAGTGTGAGCAACGGCCAGTTATGGGTGGCTCCGAAGGACCGCCTTCTGGCGCGCGGTGGCAGTGCAGTGCAGCGCAAAAGTGCCAGCTACACAGAATTGCACAGCCGCCAGGTGGTGAACGACCCGGTGGTGCGTTTGCACCGCGTTGTGCTCGAAGACCTGAAACCGGCGACGGACTACCTCTACGCTGTCAGTACCGATAACGGCAGGAGCTGGACCACACCGCGGGAATTCCGCACGGCAGCCCGCGCGCCGGTGGAGCCATTTTCCTTCGTCTATCTGGGGGACCCCCAGAATGGTCTGGACCGGTGGGGTCAGCTGATCCGGCAGGCGGATTTCGAATTCCCGGATGCGCGCTTTTACATGATCGCCGGCGACCTGATCGACCACGGTCAGGAGCAGGACAACTGGGACCAGTTTTTCCACGAGGGCAGTTCCGTATTCGACCGTTCCATGGTGGTGCCGGCGCTCGGCAATCACGACAGCCACGGCGGGCACCCGACGCTGTATCTCAAACAGTTCGCGCTGCCGGATAACGGCAGTGACAAGCTGGACGCCGGTCGCACCTATCACGTGACGTATCAGGATCTGCTGGTGGTGGTGATGGATTCCAACTACCACCTGGTGGAGCCGGCGTTGCAGGCGGAGTGGTTGGATCGTGTATTGGGTCAGAGCGATGCGCGCTGGAAGGTGGTGATCTATCACCATCCGTTCTACGCCTCCCGCGAAGGCCGCGACAACAAACCGATCCGCGATGCGTGGGGGCCGATTTTCGACAAGCATCACGTGGATATCGCGTTTCAGGGGCATGACCACGCCTATATGCGCACAGTGCCCATGCGCGGCAATGAGCCGGTGGCAGCGGGTGAGCAGGGGACGGTCTATCTGGTTGCGGTGTCCGGGACCAAACTGTACGAGCAGGAACTGCCAGCGTTCGCCGCGTTCGGTGCGGTGAATACGCGCACGTATCAGGTGATTGATGTGGACCCGGCTTCGGGTGCGTTGAAGTACCGCGCCATTGACGACAAGGGCAATGTGATCGACCAGTTTTCCCTTAACAAACCTGTGATCGGCATACAGGCGGGGCGGTAG
- a CDS encoding glycine zipper family protein has product MRFVVLAGMALSAAVLLGCAHQQEQVPGAGNIVIDTYGVNMRQYQLDLADCRGLSMAARNDAGRRGVTRAAGGALLGGALGAIIGDTSSAAAAGAGAGALLGGISGVGSSNAEANYITRNCLRGRGYRVLN; this is encoded by the coding sequence ATGAGATTTGTGGTATTGGCCGGTATGGCTCTGAGCGCAGCCGTCCTTCTTGGATGTGCGCACCAGCAGGAGCAGGTGCCCGGCGCGGGCAACATCGTGATCGATACCTATGGTGTCAACATGCGCCAGTATCAGCTGGATCTGGCAGATTGCAGAGGCCTGTCAATGGCGGCGCGTAACGATGCCGGCCGTCGCGGTGTCACAAGAGCCGCTGGCGGCGCCCTGCTGGGTGGGGCGCTCGGCGCAATCATTGGCGATACCAGCAGTGCCGCCGCAGCCGGCGCCGGAGCTGGTGCGCTACTCGGCGGCATCAGCGGTGTGGGCAGCTCCAATGCGGAAGCGAATTACATCACCCGTAATTGCCTGCGTGGACGTGGATACCGTGTACTGAATTAA